Genomic window (Streptomyces yatensis):
AACACGCCCACGACGCCGATCTCGCCGGTGAACCGCACACAGTCGATCAGGCCGTTCATGGTCAGGGAGGCGTCCTCGCGGCCTTGCGGGTCATGGGCCTGGTAACCCACGCACTCACAGCCGTTGTCGGCGCCGAGCCCCAGGGTGGCCGACTTGATGACGTCGGACGGATCCTGCTCGCGGGTGTCGATCGGGATGGCCCCGATCTCCTCGGCCTTTCGCAACCGGTCGCTGTGGAAGTCCACCGACCACACCCGGCCGGCGCCCCTGAGCACCGCCGAATAGGCCGCCATCAGCCCGACCGGGCCCGCGCCGAAGATCACGGTCTGGTCCCCGGGCTTGACGCCGGCCATCTCGGTGGCGTGGTAGCCGGTGGGAAAGATGTCGGCCAGCATCACATAGTCCAGCTGGCGCTCCGCGGCGTCCTCACCGAGCCGCAGCGCGTTGAAGTCGCCGTATGGCACACGCAGATACTCGGCCTGGCCGCCCTGGTACGGGCCCATGTCCGCGAAGCCGTACGCGGCTCCGGCCGCAGAGGGTTCCGGCTGCATGGTCAGGCAGTAGTTGGTCAGCCCGCGTTCGCACTGT
Coding sequences:
- a CDS encoding glutathione-independent formaldehyde dehydrogenase → MKAAVYEGPRTVTVKDVPDAKIEHPCDIIVQITTTNICGSDLHMYEGRTSFEPGRTFGHENLGKVVEVGSAVRKVKVGQYVVLPFNVACGFCKQCERGLTNYCLTMQPEPSAAGAAYGFADMGPYQGGQAEYLRVPYGDFNALRLGEDAAERQLDYVMLADIFPTGYHATEMAGVKPGDQTVIFGAGPVGLMAAYSAVLRGAGRVWSVDFHSDRLRKAEEIGAIPIDTREQDPSDVIKSATLGLGADNGCECVGYQAHDPQGREDASLTMNGLIDCVRFTGEIGVVGVFVPEDPGGKDAQGELEAQGKVPIDFGKLWFKGQRVGTGQAPVKRYNRMLRDLIAGGKAEPSWVVSHELGLDEAPSGYEHFDRRDEGWTKVVLHPDGSR